One region of Bubalus kerabau isolate K-KA32 ecotype Philippines breed swamp buffalo chromosome 6, PCC_UOA_SB_1v2, whole genome shotgun sequence genomic DNA includes:
- the MAP7D1 gene encoding MAP7 domain-containing protein 1 isoform X2 produces the protein MESGSRSEPGTGAAPAMAARTPPEPRPSPEGDPSPPPPPPPMSTLVPDTPPDTPPAMKNTTSPRQLPLEPESPPELVGPRPAPQQEESPSSEVKTRGPTPPATGPRDARPPRRSSQPSPPAAPASDSPPTKQDLKKAGERHKLAKERREERAKYLAAKKAVWLEKEEKAKALREKQLQERRRRLEEQRLKAEQRRAALEERQRQKLEKNKERYEAAIQRSVKKTWAEIRQQRWSWAGALHHGSPGRKTSGSRCSVSAVNLPKHVDSIINKRLSKSSATLWNSPSRNRSLQLSPWESSIVDRLMTPTLSFLARSRSAVTLPRNGRDQGRGRGPGRAPSRGGAGASHASGPRPDRSHPSAAVPLCPRSASASPLTPCSVPRSGHRCAPAGERGDRRKASAGGSPAPARLRPEASPVQKKEKKDKERENEKEKNALARERSLKKRQSLPASLRPRLSASNAEHSPKSKARPSSPSTTWHRPASPCLSPGPGHALPPKPPSPRGTTASPKGRVRRKDEAKESPSVAGPEDKTQSKGKASDEREPAAPASPAPSPVPSPTPAQPPKEQPTEIPAGGQGEKRPKETAVLTSPPAPAPPVTPSKPMAGTTDREEATRLLAEKRRQAREQREREEQERRLQAERDKRMREEQLAREAEARAEREAEARRREEQEAREKAQAEQEEQERLQKQKEEAEARSREEAERQRLEREKHFQREEQERQERRKRLEEIMKRTRKSEAAETKKQDRKEATANNSSPGIDPAKAVEARPAGLQKEELAPQEPQWSLPNKESSGSLVNGLQPLPAHQENGFSPKGPSGDKSLGRTPEALLPFAEAEAFLKKAVVQPPQVTEVL, from the exons CTATGGCAGCCAGGACCCCTCCAGAGCCAAGACCCTCCCCAGAAGGTGACCCCTCCCCACCGCCGCCACCACCACCGATGTCAACCCTGGTGCCCGACACTCCCCCAGACACGCCTCCCGCCATGAAGAACACCACTAGCCCCAGGCAGCTTCCACTGGAACCAGAGAGCCCCCCGGAGCTGGtagggcccaggccagccccccAGCAAGAAGAGTCCCCTTCCTCTGAAGTGAAGACCAGGGGACCCACCCCACCAGCCACAGGCCCACGGGATGCCAGGCCTCCTCGAAGGAGCAGCCAGCCATCCCCGCCAGCAGCACCCGCCTCTGACAGCCCTCCCACCAAGCAAG ACTTAAAGAAGGCAGGAGAGAGACACAAGCTGGCAAAGGAGCGGCGGGAAGAGCGGGCCAAGTACCTGG cgGCCAAGAAGGCGGTGTggctggagaaggaggagaaggccaAGGCACTGCGGGAGAAGCAGCTCCAGGAGCGCCGGCGGCGGCTGGAGGAGCAGCGGCTCAAAGCCGAGCAGCGCCGGGCAGCCCTGGAGGAGCGGCAGCGGCAGAAGCTGGAGAAGAACAAG GAGCGCTATGAGGCAGCCATCCAGCGGTCAGTGAAGAAGACGTGGGCTGAAATCCGGCAGCAGCGCTGGTCCTGGGCAGGGGCCCTGCACCACGGCTCCCCAGGACGTAAGACCA GTGGGAGCAGGTGCTCCGTGTCGGCAGTAAACCTGCCCAAACACGTGGACTCTATAATCAACAAGCGGCTCTCAAAGTCCTCTGCCACGCTCTGGAACTCCCCCAGTAGAA ATCGCAGCCTGCAGCTAAGTCCGTGGGAGAGCAGCATCGTGGACCGTCTGATGAcgcctaccctctccttcctggcACGGAGTCGCAGTGCAGTCACACTGCCCCGAAACGGCCGGGACCAGGGTAGGGGCCGCGGCCCAGGGAGAGCCCCCTcgaggggcggggcaggggccaGCCACGCCAGTGGACCGCGCCCCGACCGCAGTCATCCCTCCGCAGCCGTGCCCCTGTGCCCGCGCTCAGCCTCCGCCAGCCCGCTGACGCCGTGCAGTGTCCCCCGAAGCGGGCACCGCTGCGCCCCCGCCGGGGAGCGCGGGGATCGCCGCAAGGCCAGCGCCGGGGGcagccccgccccggcccgcctCCGGCCCGAGGCCTCGCCG GtgcagaaaaaggagaagaaggacaAGGAGCGGGAAAACGAGAAGGAGAAGAATGCCCTGGCTCGGGAGCGCAGCCTCAAGAAGCGCCAGTCGCTGCCTGCTTCTCTGCGCCCGCGCCTCTCCGCTAGCAACGCGGAGCACAG tCCCAAATCCAAGGCCCGGCCATCCTCTCCCTCCACAACCTGGCATAGGCCTGCCTCCCCCTGCCTCAGCCCAGGGCCAGGTCATGCTCTGCCCCCAAAACCACCATCCCCCCGAGGCACCACTGCATCACCCAAGGGGCGAGTCCGGAGGAAGGACGAGGCAAAGGAGAGCCCCAGTGTGGCGGGGCCCGAGGACAAGACCCAGAGCAAGGGCAAGGCCAGTGATGAGAGGGAGCCTGCAGCCCCAGCCTCACCGGCCCCCTCGCCTGTGCCGtcacccaccccagcccagcccccgaAAGAGCAGCCCACAGAGATCCCTGCAGGTGGGCAGGGAGAGAAGAGGCCAAAAG AGACAGCTGTCCTGacctcacccccagcccctgctccCCCGGTGACCCCTAGCAAACCCATGGCTGGCACCACGGACCGAGAAGAGGCCACTCGGCTCCTGGCTGAGAAGCGGCGCCAGGCCCGGGAGCAGCGGGAGCGCGAGGAACAGGAGCGGAGGCTGCAGGCCGAAAGGGACAA GCGAATGCGAGAGGAGCAGCTGGCTCGGGAGGCCGAGGCCCGGGCGGAGCGGGAGGCCGAGGCCCGGAGACGCGAGGAGCAGGAGGCTCGGGAGAAGGCGCAGGCCGAGCAGGAGGAGCAGGAGCGGCTGCAGAAGCAG AAAGAGGAGGCCGAAGCTCGGTCCCGAGAAGAAGCCGAGCGGCAGCGTCTGGAGCGGGAAAAGCACTTCCAGCGGGAGGAGCAGGAGCGGCAAGAGCGTAGAAAG CGCCTGGAGGAGATTATGAAGAGGACTCGGAAGTCAGAAGCTGCTGAAACCAAG AAGCAGGACAGAAAGGAGGCGACGGCCAACAATTCCAGCCCAG GGATAGACCCTGCGAAAGCTGTGGAGGCTCGGCCCGCCGGGCTGCAGAAGGAGGAGCTGGCCCCCCAGGAGCCTCAGTGGAG CCTGCCAAACAAGGAGTCGTCGGGGTCCCTGGTGAATGGGCTGCAGCCTCTGCCAGCGCACCAGGAGAACGGCTTCTCCCCTAAGGGACCCTCTGGGGACAAGAGTCTGGGCCGGACGCCAGAGGCTCTCCTGCCCTTCGCAGAGGCAGAAGCCTTCctcaagaaagctgtggtgcagcCCCCGCAGGTCACAG AAGTCCTTTAA
- the MAP7D1 gene encoding MAP7 domain-containing protein 1 isoform X10, translating into MESGSRSEPGTGAAPAMAARTPPEPRPSPEGDPSPPPPPPPMSTLVPDTPPDTPPAMKNTTSPRQLPLEPESPPELVGPRPAPQQEESPSSEVKTRGPTPPATGPRDARPPRRSSQPSPPAAPASDSPPTKQDLKKAGERHKLAKERREERAKYLAAKKAVWLEKEEKAKALREKQLQERRRRLEEQRLKAEQRRAALEERQRQKLEKNKERYEAAIQRSVKKTWAEIRQQRWSWAGALHHGSPGRKTNRSLQLSPWESSIVDRLMTPTLSFLARSRSAVTLPRNGRDQGRGRGPGRAPSRGGAGASHASGPRPDRSHPSAAVPLCPRSASASPLTPCSVPRSGHRCAPAGERGDRRKASAGGSPAPARLRPEASPVQKKEKKDKERENEKEKNALARERSLKKRQSLPASLRPRLSASNAEHSPKSKARPSSPSTTWHRPASPCLSPGPGHALPPKPPSPRGTTASPKGRVRRKDEAKESPSVAGPEDKTQSKGKASDEREPAAPASPAPSPVPSPTPAQPPKEQPTEIPAETAVLTSPPAPAPPVTPSKPMAGTTDREEATRLLAEKRRQAREQREREEQERRLQAERDKRMREEQLAREAEARAEREAEARRREEQEAREKAQAEQEEQERLQKQKEEAEARSREEAERQRLEREKHFQREEQERQERRKRLEEIMKRTRKSEAAETKKQDRKEATANNSSPGIDPAKAVEARPAGLQKEELAPQEPQWSLPNKESSGSLVNGLQPLPAHQENGFSPKGPSGDKSLGRTPEALLPFAEAEAFLKKAVVQPPQVTEVL; encoded by the exons CTATGGCAGCCAGGACCCCTCCAGAGCCAAGACCCTCCCCAGAAGGTGACCCCTCCCCACCGCCGCCACCACCACCGATGTCAACCCTGGTGCCCGACACTCCCCCAGACACGCCTCCCGCCATGAAGAACACCACTAGCCCCAGGCAGCTTCCACTGGAACCAGAGAGCCCCCCGGAGCTGGtagggcccaggccagccccccAGCAAGAAGAGTCCCCTTCCTCTGAAGTGAAGACCAGGGGACCCACCCCACCAGCCACAGGCCCACGGGATGCCAGGCCTCCTCGAAGGAGCAGCCAGCCATCCCCGCCAGCAGCACCCGCCTCTGACAGCCCTCCCACCAAGCAAG ACTTAAAGAAGGCAGGAGAGAGACACAAGCTGGCAAAGGAGCGGCGGGAAGAGCGGGCCAAGTACCTGG cgGCCAAGAAGGCGGTGTggctggagaaggaggagaaggccaAGGCACTGCGGGAGAAGCAGCTCCAGGAGCGCCGGCGGCGGCTGGAGGAGCAGCGGCTCAAAGCCGAGCAGCGCCGGGCAGCCCTGGAGGAGCGGCAGCGGCAGAAGCTGGAGAAGAACAAG GAGCGCTATGAGGCAGCCATCCAGCGGTCAGTGAAGAAGACGTGGGCTGAAATCCGGCAGCAGCGCTGGTCCTGGGCAGGGGCCCTGCACCACGGCTCCCCAGGACGTAAGACCA ATCGCAGCCTGCAGCTAAGTCCGTGGGAGAGCAGCATCGTGGACCGTCTGATGAcgcctaccctctccttcctggcACGGAGTCGCAGTGCAGTCACACTGCCCCGAAACGGCCGGGACCAGGGTAGGGGCCGCGGCCCAGGGAGAGCCCCCTcgaggggcggggcaggggccaGCCACGCCAGTGGACCGCGCCCCGACCGCAGTCATCCCTCCGCAGCCGTGCCCCTGTGCCCGCGCTCAGCCTCCGCCAGCCCGCTGACGCCGTGCAGTGTCCCCCGAAGCGGGCACCGCTGCGCCCCCGCCGGGGAGCGCGGGGATCGCCGCAAGGCCAGCGCCGGGGGcagccccgccccggcccgcctCCGGCCCGAGGCCTCGCCG GtgcagaaaaaggagaagaaggacaAGGAGCGGGAAAACGAGAAGGAGAAGAATGCCCTGGCTCGGGAGCGCAGCCTCAAGAAGCGCCAGTCGCTGCCTGCTTCTCTGCGCCCGCGCCTCTCCGCTAGCAACGCGGAGCACAG tCCCAAATCCAAGGCCCGGCCATCCTCTCCCTCCACAACCTGGCATAGGCCTGCCTCCCCCTGCCTCAGCCCAGGGCCAGGTCATGCTCTGCCCCCAAAACCACCATCCCCCCGAGGCACCACTGCATCACCCAAGGGGCGAGTCCGGAGGAAGGACGAGGCAAAGGAGAGCCCCAGTGTGGCGGGGCCCGAGGACAAGACCCAGAGCAAGGGCAAGGCCAGTGATGAGAGGGAGCCTGCAGCCCCAGCCTCACCGGCCCCCTCGCCTGTGCCGtcacccaccccagcccagcccccgaAAGAGCAGCCCACAGAGATCCCTGCAG AGACAGCTGTCCTGacctcacccccagcccctgctccCCCGGTGACCCCTAGCAAACCCATGGCTGGCACCACGGACCGAGAAGAGGCCACTCGGCTCCTGGCTGAGAAGCGGCGCCAGGCCCGGGAGCAGCGGGAGCGCGAGGAACAGGAGCGGAGGCTGCAGGCCGAAAGGGACAA GCGAATGCGAGAGGAGCAGCTGGCTCGGGAGGCCGAGGCCCGGGCGGAGCGGGAGGCCGAGGCCCGGAGACGCGAGGAGCAGGAGGCTCGGGAGAAGGCGCAGGCCGAGCAGGAGGAGCAGGAGCGGCTGCAGAAGCAG AAAGAGGAGGCCGAAGCTCGGTCCCGAGAAGAAGCCGAGCGGCAGCGTCTGGAGCGGGAAAAGCACTTCCAGCGGGAGGAGCAGGAGCGGCAAGAGCGTAGAAAG CGCCTGGAGGAGATTATGAAGAGGACTCGGAAGTCAGAAGCTGCTGAAACCAAG AAGCAGGACAGAAAGGAGGCGACGGCCAACAATTCCAGCCCAG GGATAGACCCTGCGAAAGCTGTGGAGGCTCGGCCCGCCGGGCTGCAGAAGGAGGAGCTGGCCCCCCAGGAGCCTCAGTGGAG CCTGCCAAACAAGGAGTCGTCGGGGTCCCTGGTGAATGGGCTGCAGCCTCTGCCAGCGCACCAGGAGAACGGCTTCTCCCCTAAGGGACCCTCTGGGGACAAGAGTCTGGGCCGGACGCCAGAGGCTCTCCTGCCCTTCGCAGAGGCAGAAGCCTTCctcaagaaagctgtggtgcagcCCCCGCAGGTCACAG AAGTCCTTTAA
- the MAP7D1 gene encoding MAP7 domain-containing protein 1 isoform X1, whose amino-acid sequence MESGSRSEPGTGAAPAMAARTPPEPRPSPEGDPSPPPPPPPMSTLVPDTPPDTPPAMKNTTSPRQLPLEPESPPELVGPRPAPQQEESPSSEVKTRGPTPPATGPRDARPPRRSSQPSPPAAPASDSPPTKQDLKKAGERHKLAKERREERAKYLAAKKAVWLEKEEKAKALREKQLQERRRRLEEQRLKAEQRRAALEERQRQKLEKNKERYEAAIQRSVKKTWAEIRQQRWSWAGALHHGSPGRKTSGSRCSVSAVNLPKHVDSIINKRLSKSSATLWNSPSRNRSLQLSPWESSIVDRLMTPTLSFLARSRSAVTLPRNGRDQGRGRGPGRAPSRGGAGASHASGPRPDRSHPSAAVPLCPRSASASPLTPCSVPRSGHRCAPAGERGDRRKASAGGSPAPARLRPEASPVQKKEKKDKERENEKEKNALARERSLKKRQSLPASLRPRLSASNAEHSPKSKARPSSPSTTWHRPASPCLSPGPGHALPPKPPSPRGTTASPKGRVRRKDEAKESPSVAGPEDKTQSKGKASDEREPAAPASPAPSPVPSPTPAQPPKEQPTEIPAGGQGEKRPKETAVLTSPPAPAPPVTPSKPMAGTTDREEATRLLAEKRRQAREQREREEQERRLQAERDKRMREEQLAREAEARAEREAEARRREEQEAREKAQAEQEEQERLQKQKEEAEARSREEAERQRLEREKHFQREEQERQERRKRLEEIMKRTRKSEAAETKQKQDRKEATANNSSPGIDPAKAVEARPAGLQKEELAPQEPQWSLPNKESSGSLVNGLQPLPAHQENGFSPKGPSGDKSLGRTPEALLPFAEAEAFLKKAVVQPPQVTEVL is encoded by the exons CTATGGCAGCCAGGACCCCTCCAGAGCCAAGACCCTCCCCAGAAGGTGACCCCTCCCCACCGCCGCCACCACCACCGATGTCAACCCTGGTGCCCGACACTCCCCCAGACACGCCTCCCGCCATGAAGAACACCACTAGCCCCAGGCAGCTTCCACTGGAACCAGAGAGCCCCCCGGAGCTGGtagggcccaggccagccccccAGCAAGAAGAGTCCCCTTCCTCTGAAGTGAAGACCAGGGGACCCACCCCACCAGCCACAGGCCCACGGGATGCCAGGCCTCCTCGAAGGAGCAGCCAGCCATCCCCGCCAGCAGCACCCGCCTCTGACAGCCCTCCCACCAAGCAAG ACTTAAAGAAGGCAGGAGAGAGACACAAGCTGGCAAAGGAGCGGCGGGAAGAGCGGGCCAAGTACCTGG cgGCCAAGAAGGCGGTGTggctggagaaggaggagaaggccaAGGCACTGCGGGAGAAGCAGCTCCAGGAGCGCCGGCGGCGGCTGGAGGAGCAGCGGCTCAAAGCCGAGCAGCGCCGGGCAGCCCTGGAGGAGCGGCAGCGGCAGAAGCTGGAGAAGAACAAG GAGCGCTATGAGGCAGCCATCCAGCGGTCAGTGAAGAAGACGTGGGCTGAAATCCGGCAGCAGCGCTGGTCCTGGGCAGGGGCCCTGCACCACGGCTCCCCAGGACGTAAGACCA GTGGGAGCAGGTGCTCCGTGTCGGCAGTAAACCTGCCCAAACACGTGGACTCTATAATCAACAAGCGGCTCTCAAAGTCCTCTGCCACGCTCTGGAACTCCCCCAGTAGAA ATCGCAGCCTGCAGCTAAGTCCGTGGGAGAGCAGCATCGTGGACCGTCTGATGAcgcctaccctctccttcctggcACGGAGTCGCAGTGCAGTCACACTGCCCCGAAACGGCCGGGACCAGGGTAGGGGCCGCGGCCCAGGGAGAGCCCCCTcgaggggcggggcaggggccaGCCACGCCAGTGGACCGCGCCCCGACCGCAGTCATCCCTCCGCAGCCGTGCCCCTGTGCCCGCGCTCAGCCTCCGCCAGCCCGCTGACGCCGTGCAGTGTCCCCCGAAGCGGGCACCGCTGCGCCCCCGCCGGGGAGCGCGGGGATCGCCGCAAGGCCAGCGCCGGGGGcagccccgccccggcccgcctCCGGCCCGAGGCCTCGCCG GtgcagaaaaaggagaagaaggacaAGGAGCGGGAAAACGAGAAGGAGAAGAATGCCCTGGCTCGGGAGCGCAGCCTCAAGAAGCGCCAGTCGCTGCCTGCTTCTCTGCGCCCGCGCCTCTCCGCTAGCAACGCGGAGCACAG tCCCAAATCCAAGGCCCGGCCATCCTCTCCCTCCACAACCTGGCATAGGCCTGCCTCCCCCTGCCTCAGCCCAGGGCCAGGTCATGCTCTGCCCCCAAAACCACCATCCCCCCGAGGCACCACTGCATCACCCAAGGGGCGAGTCCGGAGGAAGGACGAGGCAAAGGAGAGCCCCAGTGTGGCGGGGCCCGAGGACAAGACCCAGAGCAAGGGCAAGGCCAGTGATGAGAGGGAGCCTGCAGCCCCAGCCTCACCGGCCCCCTCGCCTGTGCCGtcacccaccccagcccagcccccgaAAGAGCAGCCCACAGAGATCCCTGCAGGTGGGCAGGGAGAGAAGAGGCCAAAAG AGACAGCTGTCCTGacctcacccccagcccctgctccCCCGGTGACCCCTAGCAAACCCATGGCTGGCACCACGGACCGAGAAGAGGCCACTCGGCTCCTGGCTGAGAAGCGGCGCCAGGCCCGGGAGCAGCGGGAGCGCGAGGAACAGGAGCGGAGGCTGCAGGCCGAAAGGGACAA GCGAATGCGAGAGGAGCAGCTGGCTCGGGAGGCCGAGGCCCGGGCGGAGCGGGAGGCCGAGGCCCGGAGACGCGAGGAGCAGGAGGCTCGGGAGAAGGCGCAGGCCGAGCAGGAGGAGCAGGAGCGGCTGCAGAAGCAG AAAGAGGAGGCCGAAGCTCGGTCCCGAGAAGAAGCCGAGCGGCAGCGTCTGGAGCGGGAAAAGCACTTCCAGCGGGAGGAGCAGGAGCGGCAAGAGCGTAGAAAG CGCCTGGAGGAGATTATGAAGAGGACTCGGAAGTCAGAAGCTGCTGAAACCAAG CAGAAGCAGGACAGAAAGGAGGCGACGGCCAACAATTCCAGCCCAG GGATAGACCCTGCGAAAGCTGTGGAGGCTCGGCCCGCCGGGCTGCAGAAGGAGGAGCTGGCCCCCCAGGAGCCTCAGTGGAG CCTGCCAAACAAGGAGTCGTCGGGGTCCCTGGTGAATGGGCTGCAGCCTCTGCCAGCGCACCAGGAGAACGGCTTCTCCCCTAAGGGACCCTCTGGGGACAAGAGTCTGGGCCGGACGCCAGAGGCTCTCCTGCCCTTCGCAGAGGCAGAAGCCTTCctcaagaaagctgtggtgcagcCCCCGCAGGTCACAG AAGTCCTTTAA